gaatatccacagctacgcgctgaaatgggacctcaattatgggtagtggctggagaggggctttaacctggtcttggggttttcccactcgttggcacacctcacaagaccggacataattagcaacgtccttgcccattccctcccagtggaaggacttccccaaccggtccttggttctgttcaccccagaatggccactgggatgatcatgggctaagctcaagagctttacccgatacttagtgggaactaccaactgcctttgaggatgccagtcttcctggtgcccaccagaaagagtctccttgtataaaagtccttgttctacaacaaaccgggattggttcgaagagctgagaggcggtggggtgctccgcgccgccgcccaagctttctgaaggctgtcatctgcttcctgctcggcctggaactgttcccttgatgctggagacatcagttcctccttggactgtggactggggcttagtccctctggaagtgatgcaggtgctggggctgtttccattgactgtgaactgctgtccgctggtgcactatgtggtaactcaggctctggctgagcctcttgggtagggttatctgctgcttctgccaggtcaggctcgctggtgccctctggcattggagttgtagacgggtttgcaagcgctggactcagggctggcaatggttctggtgctggttgcgttgccagttccggttctgggactggctttggctgggtctctgggattggatccactacggctgttgcagtcgttggcagaggatccagttccaccacctttgtctgggtctccggtaacacagacggggccctggtggacggctcaggaacagggatgggggtgaaagcttgcttagcctggctgcgggtgactattcccaccctcttggctagcttcacatggttggccaaatcttcccccagcagcatgggaatgggataattgtcatagactgcaaaagtccacattcctgaccagaccttgtactggacatgcaacgtggctgtaggcaaggttacagattgtgacacgaagggttgaattgtcactgtagcctcggggttgatgagtttggggtccactagggattggtggatagttgacacttgagccccagtgtccctccaagcggtaaccttccttccgcccactctcaaggtttcccttcgctccgagggtatgagagaggcatctgggtttggggatctttggtgtgattggggtgtaatgaactgtaatcggttggggttcttggggcagtgagcctttatatgtcccagtccattacatttaaaacatcgccctgctaaggtatcaccgggacgaggttggttggtggagactggtgtggtggggtgagaaggcgtctggggtttcccttgggatgtgggtggggccttgggttgtccccggtggtaaggtttggtttcggcttgccccttctgatattcgctccaactgctactagtttttttcttttctgccacctccacccattgggctccaatctcccccgcctcagttacagttttgggcttcctatctaggatgtacctttctatttcctcaggaacaccctctaaaaactgctccatttttactagggaaagcagatcttccagagatttaacatttgctcctgatacccaggcatcacaagttttgtcaatgtggtaggcatgacgggtaaatgacacatccggtttccactttagggctctgaaccgccgacgggcatgctcgggtgttagccccattctgagtctggccttgtttgtaaaaagttcataactgttcatgtgttccttaggcatttcagccgccacctctgctaagggtccactgagctgcggcctcagctctaccatgtactggtctgcagcgatgctgtatccaaggcaggccctttcaaaattttctaagaaggcctcagtatcatcgcctgccttgtagatggggaattttctgggatgggaagtggtacctggaggggggttgttagcattggctggtgcatcctgcttagcccttgctacttccagttcatgcttcctttctttttctctctcctccatctctttttctttcatcttcatctctttttctttcagctccatctctctcttgtgggcctcctctttggctttttcttctctttctctctgctctgtctcgagttttgttaattgaagcagtctctgatgttttctttcattttcttctgcttctagtttggccagttctattttgttagctacttctttggtagtcattttcctgttttcttgtgctgggtaaccccctttgcagttgacaaactgggaagctctcagctctggctgctgcagagttaacagtaactttctaactagctactcccgaggatgtaaaaagaaaaaaaaaac
The window above is part of the Chrysemys picta bellii isolate R12L10 chromosome 12, ASM1138683v2, whole genome shotgun sequence genome. Proteins encoded here:
- the LOC135974867 gene encoding uncharacterized protein LOC135974867, encoding MTTKEVANKIELAKLEAEENERKHQRLLQLTKLETEQREREEKAKEEAHKREMELKEKEMKMKEKEMEEREKERKHELEVARAKQDAPANANNPPPGTTSHPRKFPIYKAGDDTEAFLENFERACLGYSIAADQYMVELRPQLSGPLAEVAAEMPKEHMNSYELFTNKARLRMGLTPEHARRRFRALKWKPDVSFTRHAYHIDKTCDAWVSGANVKSLEDLLSLVKMEQFLEGVPEEIERYILDRKPKTVTEAGEIGAQWVEVAEKKKTSSSWSEYQKGQAETKPYHRGQPKAPPTSQGKPQTPSHPTTPVSTNQPRPGDTLAGRCFKCNGLGHIKAHCPKNPNRLQFITPQSHQRSPNPDASLIPSERRETLRVGGRKVTAWRDTGAQVSTIHQSLVDPKLINPEATVTIQPFVSQSVTLPTATLHVQYKVWSGMWTFAVYDNYPIPMLLGEDLANHVKLAKRVGIVTRSQAKQAFTPIPVPEPSTRAPSVLPETQTKVVELDPLPTTATAVVDPIPETQPKPVPEPELATQPAPEPLPALSPALANPSTTPMPEGTSEPDLAEAADNPTQEAQPEPELPHSAPADSSSQSMETAPAPASLPEGLSPSPQSKEELMSPASREQFQAEQEADDSLQKAWAAARSTPPPLSSSNQSRFVVEQGLLYKETLSGGHQEDWHPQRQLVVPTKYRVKLLSLAHDHPSGHSGVNRTKDRLGKSFHWEGMGKDVANYVRSCEVCQRVGKPQDQVKAPLQPLPIIEVPFQRVAVDILGPFPKKTPRGKQYVLTSMDFATRWPEAVPLSNTRAKSVCQALTDIFARN